The genomic region CGGCGTGCACTTTCCGTCCGACGTTCTCGTGGGTATGGTGGCTGGAACACTCAATGCAGCCTTGTGCTACTTTGTATATCAACAGATACAACACCGTGTAGCACCCATCTCTCCCTACGTAACCAGCCAGTTCACCAAGACCGGCTACGAGGTGAAAGATGTAGATGTGGTGCTCACCGTTATAATGCTCACCTGCATTTATTGCATGATTAGAGGCGTGATAGAAGCCGGATTATAAAATAAAAACCAATGATAGACGAAACAAAACATATAAGAATATCGGACTACGACTACCCTTTGCCCGACGAACGCATTGCCAAGTTTCCGCTTTCCGAGCGCGACCACAGCAAACTGTTGCTCTACAAGCACGGCGAAGTGGGCGAAGACGTGTTCTGCAACCTGCCCAAATATCTGCCCAAGGGTGCACTCATGGTGTTCAACAACACAAGGGTGATACAGGCACGCATGCACTTCCGCAAGGAAACGGGGGCACTGATAGAAATCTTCTTGATGGAACCTGCACAGCCCACCGACTACGAACTGATGTTCCAGACCAACCAACGGTGCTCGTGGCTCTGCATGATTGGCAACCTGAAGAAGTGGAAGGAGGGCACACTGCGACGCTCGTTCCAAATCAACGGGCACGATTTGATGCTCACTGCCACCGTAGACCGCACAAAGACAGACACTGCCGTGGCTGGCGGAACCAACCACTGGGTAGACTTTGCATGGGACAACCACCGGGTGTCGTTTGCCGAAATACTCGAAGCCGTGGGCGAATTGCCCATACCGCCCTACCTGAACCGCAACACCGAAGAGAGCGACAAGCAAACCTACCAGACCGTTTATTCTAAAATAAAAGGGTCGGTGGCTGCACCAACGGCAGGGCTGCACTTCACACAAAACGTGCTCCACGCCATCGACAAGGCAGGAATAACGCGCGACGAACTTACGCTGCACGTGGGCGCAGGCACATTTAAACCCGTGAAGAGCACCGAGATAGAAGGACACAACATGCACTCCGAATATGTGGTGGTGCACCGCCACACGCTCGAAAACCTGCTTTCGCATGGCTGCAGTGCCATTGCCGTGGGCACGACAAGCGTACGCACGCTCGAAAGTCTGTACTATATGGGCGTGAAGTTGGAACGCAACCCACAAGCCACCGAAGACGAATTGCACGTAAACCAATGGGAACCCTACGAGCAAGAACACAACTCCGACGGACTGATTTTGGTGAACGGAACAGCCGTCAGCGTGGAACGTGCGCTGCAAAACCTGCTGAATTACTTAGACGGCAACGGCTTGCAGGCACTCCATACAAGCACGCAAATCATCATAGCCCCCGGCTTTACGTACAAGATAGTGCGAATGCTCGTAACCAACTTCCACCAACCGCAATCCACGTTGCTGCTCTTGGTAAGTGCGTTCATTGGCGGCAACTGGCGCAAGGTGTACGATTACGCCCTTGCACACGACTTCCGCTTCCTGAGTTATGGCGACAGCAGTCTGCTCATTCCGTAGCTTCGGCGAGCAGGGAAAACTGTCGCGGTGCTGGTAAAAATACATTACACAGAACTAAGAATATAATTATCTGTTGGTCAGAGGCTTACAAACACTCTGCAAAAGTGTTGCTTTTGGCTCGCAAAACAAGGTTTTTTGCAAGGTAAAAGGGTGGTTCTTGCACCGCGAAAAGGTGGTTTTTGTACGGCAAAATAGAAGCGATGGCTTTTTGTAAACATTTATTACAGTAATCAGAACAAAACAAAAAAGAAAATGAAGATAGGCGATAAGGTTAGATTTTTAAGCGAGGTAGGCGGAGGAAAAATATCTGGTTTCCAAGGTAAAAACATAGTATTGGTAGAAGACGAAGACGGTTTTGAAATTCCGACACCCATCAACGACGTTGTGGTAGTGGACAACGACGATAGGGCGGAAGCCAAGATAAAGAGTCTGGAACAAGCAAAGGAGGAACGGGAAGAAGGAAAGTCGAAGTCGATAAAAGCCCGGCTGAGCGGAAACACTGCCACAACCACCAGCGAAACAGAGGCAGGCGAAGAGGAAATAGACTACGACCCAGCCGACAATTTCGTGCCACAGCCACGCGAACGCGAGGACGGCAACACGCTGACAGCCTATTTGGCGTTTGTGCCAACCAAGCCCCGGGAACTGAACAACACCGACTTCGAGTCGTATTTGGTGAACGACAGCAACTACTATATACATTATTTATATATGGTAGGCACCCCAAACGAATGGCAATGCAAGGCAGTGGGCGAAATAGAACCCAACACCAAACTCTTCATAGAGCGGTTCTCGTATGACGATTTAAACAACATTGCCGAAGCGTGCGTACAAGTTTTTGCCTACAAACCTGCTAAGACGTTCGAGCGCAAGCCCGCACTCGATGCGCACATACGCATAGATGCCACCAAGTTTTACAAGCTGAACACCTTCCGCGAGAACGATTTCTTCGATGCACCGGCACTGCTTTACGCCGTAACCGAAAAAGAAAAGGCGAAAGAAACAAAGCTGAACGAGAAGATAGAACTGCCGAAGAAGTTGCAAGGCAGCAACACTCAGCCAGCCCAACCCACGCTGCAGCCAGCCCGAAAACCTTTGGTGCGGAGATACGAAAATAGTCAGAGCAAAGCAAAATATGCCAAACAAATTCTTAAAAACGATAAAATTGTTGTAGATTTGCACGCCGAAGAGGTGTTGGAGACCACAGCAGGGCTGACCGCAGGCGATATTCTGGAATATCAACTGGGCATTTTCCGCGCCACATTGGAACAGTATAAGAACAAGAACCAACAGAAAATAGTCTTCATTCACGGTAAAGGCGAAGGCGTGTTGCGCCGTGCCATCCTACGCGAACTGAACTATCGGTACAAGAAATACCACTTCCAGGACGCATCGTTCCGCGAATATGGCTACGGTGCAACGCAAGTAACAATAATAACCTAACATACTTTAAAACGAATGAAATACGGATTTATCAAAGTGGCTACGGCAATTCCGGAGGTAAGGATAGCCGACACTAAGTTCAATCTTGACGCTATTGAAAAGCAAATAATAGCTGCAGAAGGGCAGGGGGTTGAGATAATCGTCTTCCCGGAGTTCTGCATTACAGGCTATACATGCCAGGACTTGTTCCGACAACAACTGTTGCTCGACGACTCGGAGCACGCTATGATGATGCTGCTCGACTTTACCCGTCAGCTCGACATCATTGCCATTGTCGGCATTCCGGTGTGTGTGGGTCCGCTGTTGCTCAACTGTGCGGCAGTGGTACAGCACGGAAAGATAATCGGGATAGTACCAAAGACCTACCTTCCGAACTATGCAGAGTTCTACGAAAAGCGGTGGTTTGCATCAGCGCGCGACCTTTGTCCGACACAGATACACTACGCCGGGCAGACCGTGTTGGTTACACCGGCACGCCAGATATTCCGTACTGCCGACGGAGTTAAGTTCGGAATAGAGATATGCGAGGACATCTGGGCACCCATTCCGCCCAGCAACGCACTCACATTGGCAGGTGTGGAGATTATGTTCAACCTCTCGGCAAGCACCGAACAAATCGGCAAGCACCACTATCTCGAGTCTTTGCTGGCACAGCAGAGTGCCCGCACCATCTCGGCATACGTGTACAGCAGCTGCGGTTTCGGCGAAAGTTCGCAGGACGTAGTGTTCGGTGGCAATGCGTTCATATACGAAAACGGCAGTCAGATAGCCAAAGCCGAACGCTTTTCGCTCGACCCGCAGCTCGTAACAAGCGAGATAGACATAGAGAAACTGCGTACGGAAAGACGGTCGAACACCACTTTCGTAAACGCACAGAAGGACATGTATGTAGACCCAATAGGCGGTGTGCTGCCCGAAAAGACATACATTAACTGCCTGCCAAGGCAGAATGCGGAACGCGAATTTACCCTGACGCGCAAAATAAACCCACAACCTTTCATACAAAGCAGCCACATGGAAGCTGCTTGCGAGGAGGTTTTCAACATTCAGGTCATGGGTTTGGCAAAGCGTCTGGTACACACCCATTGCAAGAAAGTGGTGATTGGAGTGAGCGGAGGGCTCGATTCCACACTCGCATTGCTTGTATGTGTGCGTGCGTTCGACAAGCTGAAACTCGACCGGAATGGCATTCTGGCAGTTACGATGCCAGGGTTCGGCACATCGAAACGAACCTACACGAATGCCGTTGCACTGATGAAGGAGCTGGGAGTAGACACGAAAGAGATTAGCATAGTGCCGTCGGTGGTTCAGCATCTCAAGGATATTGGACACGATACAGTTACCCACGACTCTACATTTGAGAACGCACAGGCACGCGAACGCACCCAAATTCTGATGGATTTGGCAAACGAATACAACGGAATGGTGCTGGGAACGGGCGATTTAAGCGAACTGGCGCTGGGCTGGTGCACCTATAATGGCGACCACATGAGCATGTATGCCGTCAATGCAAGCGTTCCGAAAACGTTGGTAAGGCACCTTGTTACATACGTATCTGGCATGACCAAGAACGAAAAAGTGGCAGAAGCATTGCGCGATATAGTGGACACACCCATATCACCGGAGCTTACTCCGGCAGACGAAGAAGGGAAAATACAACAGAAAACGGAAGATTTTGTCGGACCATACGAACTTAACGACTTCTTCCTGTACTACTTCTTGCGACACGGTTTCCAGCCTTCAAAGATATATTTCCTTGCCAATCAGGCGTTTGCAGGCAAGTATGAGGCAGAAGAAATAAAGAAATGGCTGTACAATTTCGTCGGTCGTTTTTTCCGAAACCAGTTCAAGCGCTCTTGTTTGCCCGATGGTCCGAAGGTGGGAACGGTGAGTTTGTCGCCCCGTGGCGATTGGCGCATGCCGTCAGATGCCGACTGCACCAACTGGCTGGCAGAGATAGAACAGCTCTGAAACGCAGGTTTCGGGTAACAAAAAAGAATGAGAAGACTATTTTTAATACTTATATTATTCTGTATTGCCATATTGGGGAAAGCTCAATATGGCAATTATCTACAACTGACAGCCGTAGAACTGTTGCAATATCAGCAACAAAAGCTACGCAAAATGCCCACCGTTGCGCCCTTTAAACGCTACGGACTGAGGCGGATACGGGTTTCGAAGTATCTTGACGACAGCGATCCGAGGCATATCTGGGGCTGGCATCTGCAACCCAACGAGCAGTACGAAGTGTCTGAACCGCTCTATAAGCTATTCCGGAAGACCGACGAATCGTCGCTCGCCGTCATCGATACGCAAGGTGCGGGCATCGAAGTGGTGTTCTGGGACAAGAACTATTATCGGCGGTTTGCACAGCAATTGCGCAACATCGGCTTTGTCGTCAGCAACAGCAACACCGCTACGAACGTGCTGCAATTCCGCAAATCAGACACCACGGTGCATGTAGATGTAACCATTTGGCCCGATGTTTACATCTTAAAGGTAGAGTAAAGGCTTATGTTTTTGGTGTTTTTCCTATGTGTTCCAAGGCTTCCATTTCTCCTATGAACCTTAAAATTCATAGGAGAAATATAGTTTCTATCACCCTTTCTATTAAAAAGCGATGTTTATTCCAGCATTTATTGTGGTGTAATTCTTGCGCACCGGCACAATAGGAGCAGTATCGTAAATAAGGCGATAGGCACAATTCAAACCAATTTTCGGTGTAATATGGTAAGCTAAATCTATCGCTGCGCCGAATCGGGGTGTCTTAAAATAGCTGTCGGGACGAGCCTGATAGATGCCCGTTGTAATGATGTCCCAATGTGTTCCGAGCTTACATTTTATGCTGAACGACAGGTGGTGCTT from Prevotella nigrescens harbors:
- a CDS encoding NAD(+) synthase, whose amino-acid sequence is MKYGFIKVATAIPEVRIADTKFNLDAIEKQIIAAEGQGVEIIVFPEFCITGYTCQDLFRQQLLLDDSEHAMMMLLDFTRQLDIIAIVGIPVCVGPLLLNCAAVVQHGKIIGIVPKTYLPNYAEFYEKRWFASARDLCPTQIHYAGQTVLVTPARQIFRTADGVKFGIEICEDIWAPIPPSNALTLAGVEIMFNLSASTEQIGKHHYLESLLAQQSARTISAYVYSSCGFGESSQDVVFGGNAFIYENGSQIAKAERFSLDPQLVTSEIDIEKLRTERRSNTTFVNAQKDMYVDPIGGVLPEKTYINCLPRQNAEREFTLTRKINPQPFIQSSHMEAACEEVFNIQVMGLAKRLVHTHCKKVVIGVSGGLDSTLALLVCVRAFDKLKLDRNGILAVTMPGFGTSKRTYTNAVALMKELGVDTKEISIVPSVVQHLKDIGHDTVTHDSTFENAQARERTQILMDLANEYNGMVLGTGDLSELALGWCTYNGDHMSMYAVNASVPKTLVRHLVTYVSGMTKNEKVAEALRDIVDTPISPELTPADEEGKIQQKTEDFVGPYELNDFFLYYFLRHGFQPSKIYFLANQAFAGKYEAEEIKKWLYNFVGRFFRNQFKRSCLPDGPKVGTVSLSPRGDWRMPSDADCTNWLAEIEQL
- a CDS encoding DUF2027 domain-containing protein — encoded protein: MKIGDKVRFLSEVGGGKISGFQGKNIVLVEDEDGFEIPTPINDVVVVDNDDRAEAKIKSLEQAKEEREEGKSKSIKARLSGNTATTTSETEAGEEEIDYDPADNFVPQPREREDGNTLTAYLAFVPTKPRELNNTDFESYLVNDSNYYIHYLYMVGTPNEWQCKAVGEIEPNTKLFIERFSYDDLNNIAEACVQVFAYKPAKTFERKPALDAHIRIDATKFYKLNTFRENDFFDAPALLYAVTEKEKAKETKLNEKIELPKKLQGSNTQPAQPTLQPARKPLVRRYENSQSKAKYAKQILKNDKIVVDLHAEEVLETTAGLTAGDILEYQLGIFRATLEQYKNKNQQKIVFIHGKGEGVLRRAILRELNYRYKKYHFQDASFREYGYGATQVTIIT
- a CDS encoding S-adenosylmethionine:tRNA ribosyltransferase-isomerase: MIDETKHIRISDYDYPLPDERIAKFPLSERDHSKLLLYKHGEVGEDVFCNLPKYLPKGALMVFNNTRVIQARMHFRKETGALIEIFLMEPAQPTDYELMFQTNQRCSWLCMIGNLKKWKEGTLRRSFQINGHDLMLTATVDRTKTDTAVAGGTNHWVDFAWDNHRVSFAEILEAVGELPIPPYLNRNTEESDKQTYQTVYSKIKGSVAAPTAGLHFTQNVLHAIDKAGITRDELTLHVGAGTFKPVKSTEIEGHNMHSEYVVVHRHTLENLLSHGCSAIAVGTTSVRTLESLYYMGVKLERNPQATEDELHVNQWEPYEQEHNSDGLILVNGTAVSVERALQNLLNYLDGNGLQALHTSTQIIIAPGFTYKIVRMLVTNFHQPQSTLLLLVSAFIGGNWRKVYDYALAHDFRFLSYGDSSLLIP